In Chlorocebus sabaeus isolate Y175 chromosome 11, mChlSab1.0.hap1, whole genome shotgun sequence, one DNA window encodes the following:
- the GPRC5D gene encoding G-protein coupled receptor family C group 5 member D isoform X1: MYKDCIESTGDYFLPCDSEGPWGIVLESLAILGIVVTILLLLAFLFLMRKIQDCSQWNVLPTQLLFLLSVLGLFGLAFAFIIQLNQQTAPVRYFLFGVLFALCFSCLLAHASNLVKLVRGRVSFSWTTILCIAIGCSLLQVIIAIEYVTLIMTRGMMFVHMTPCQLNVDFVVLLVYVLFLMALTFFVSKATFCGPCENWKQHGRLIFITVLFSIIIWVVWISMLLRGNPQFQRQPQWDDPVICIALVTNAWVFLLLYIVPELCILYRSCRQECPSQGHACPVTAYQRSFQVENQELSRARDSDGAEEDVALTSFGTPIQPQTVDPTQECFIPRAKLSPQQDAGV, from the exons ATGTACAAGGACTGCATCGAGTCCACTGGAGACTATTTTCTTCCCTGTGACTCTGAGGGGCCATGGGGCATCGTTCTGGAGTCCCTGGCAATACTTGGCATCGTGGTCACAATTCTGCTACTCTTAGCATTTCTCTTCCTCATGCGAAAGATCCAAGACTGCAGCCAGTGGAATGTCCTCCCCAcccagctcctcttcctcctgagtGTGCTGGGGCTCTTTGGACTCGCTTTTGCCTTCATCATCCAGCTCAATCAGCAAACTGCCCCCGTACGCTACTTTCTCTTCGGGGTTCTCTTTGCTCTCTGTTTCTCGTGCCTCTTAGCCCATGCCTCCAACCTAGTGAAGCTGGTTCGGGGTCGCGTCTCCTTCTCCTGGACGACAATTCTGTGCATTGCTATTGGTTGCAGTCTGTTGCAGGTGATTATTGCCATTGAGTATGTGACTCTCATCATGACCAGAGGTATGATGTTTGTGCATATGACACCCTGCCAGCTCAATGTGGACTTTGTTGTACTCCTGGTCTATGTCCTCTTCCTGATGGCCCTCACATTCTTCGTCTCCAAAGCCACCTTCTGTGGCCCATGTGAGAACTGGAAGCAGCACGGAAGACTCATCTTTATCACTGTGCTCTTCTCCATCATCATCTGGGTGGTGTGGATCTCCATGCTCCTGAGAGGCAACCCGCAGTTCCAGCGACAGCCCCAGTGGGACGACCCGGTCATCTGCATTGCCCTGGTCACCAACGCATGGGTTTTCCTGCTGCTGTACATCGTCCCCGAGCTCTGCATTCTCTACAGATCGTGTAGGCAGGAGTGCCCTTCACAAGGCCATGCCTGCCCCGTCACAGCCTACCAACGCAGCTTCCAAGTGGAGAACCAGGAGCTCTCCAGAG CCCGAGACAGTGATGGAGCTGAGGAGGATGTAGCATTAACTTCATTTGGTACTCCCATTCAGCCGCAG acTGTTGATCCCACACAAGAGTGTTTCATCCCACGGGCCAAACTAAGCCCCCAGCAAGATGCAGGAGTATAA
- the GPRC5D gene encoding G-protein coupled receptor family C group 5 member D isoform X2, with amino-acid sequence MYKDCIESTGDYFLPCDSEGPWGIVLESLAILGIVVTILLLLAFLFLMRKIQDCSQWNVLPTQLLFLLSVLGLFGLAFAFIIQLNQQTAPVRYFLFGVLFALCFSCLLAHASNLVKLVRGRVSFSWTTILCIAIGCSLLQVIIAIEYVTLIMTRGMMFVHMTPCQLNVDFVVLLVYVLFLMALTFFVSKATFCGPCENWKQHGRLIFITVLFSIIIWVVWISMLLRGNPQFQRQPQWDDPVICIALVTNAWVFLLLYIVPELCILYRSCRQECPSQGHACPVTAYQRSFQVENQELSRDC; translated from the exons ATGTACAAGGACTGCATCGAGTCCACTGGAGACTATTTTCTTCCCTGTGACTCTGAGGGGCCATGGGGCATCGTTCTGGAGTCCCTGGCAATACTTGGCATCGTGGTCACAATTCTGCTACTCTTAGCATTTCTCTTCCTCATGCGAAAGATCCAAGACTGCAGCCAGTGGAATGTCCTCCCCAcccagctcctcttcctcctgagtGTGCTGGGGCTCTTTGGACTCGCTTTTGCCTTCATCATCCAGCTCAATCAGCAAACTGCCCCCGTACGCTACTTTCTCTTCGGGGTTCTCTTTGCTCTCTGTTTCTCGTGCCTCTTAGCCCATGCCTCCAACCTAGTGAAGCTGGTTCGGGGTCGCGTCTCCTTCTCCTGGACGACAATTCTGTGCATTGCTATTGGTTGCAGTCTGTTGCAGGTGATTATTGCCATTGAGTATGTGACTCTCATCATGACCAGAGGTATGATGTTTGTGCATATGACACCCTGCCAGCTCAATGTGGACTTTGTTGTACTCCTGGTCTATGTCCTCTTCCTGATGGCCCTCACATTCTTCGTCTCCAAAGCCACCTTCTGTGGCCCATGTGAGAACTGGAAGCAGCACGGAAGACTCATCTTTATCACTGTGCTCTTCTCCATCATCATCTGGGTGGTGTGGATCTCCATGCTCCTGAGAGGCAACCCGCAGTTCCAGCGACAGCCCCAGTGGGACGACCCGGTCATCTGCATTGCCCTGGTCACCAACGCATGGGTTTTCCTGCTGCTGTACATCGTCCCCGAGCTCTGCATTCTCTACAGATCGTGTAGGCAGGAGTGCCCTTCACAAGGCCATGCCTGCCCCGTCACAGCCTACCAACGCAGCTTCCAAGTGGAGAACCAGGAGCTCTCCAGAG acTGTTGA